The Actinomycetota bacterium nucleotide sequence CATTCGGCGACGAATCTTCACTTGCCCTTCGAATATCGGTTCTTAGTTTTGGCTTCAAATACGGAATACCAGTGGATGCCGACCTAGTAGCGGATATGCGGTTCCTGCCAAATCCATTCTGGGAAGAGTCACTCAGAGAGCAGAGCGGTCTGGATGTCGCTGTGAGTGATTATGTGATGGGCCAGCCAGAAACTGAGAAGTTTTTGAACAACTATCTTGGCCTAATCGAGTTGGTGCGCGAAGGCTACCTACGAGAGGGTAAGCGTTTTGTCACTATAGCAATTGGTTGCACCGGTGGTAAGCATCGCAGTGTGGCAATAGCCGAAGAACTAGTTAAGCGCTTAGTCGAGAGCAACATCGAAACTCGAGTAGTTCATCGCGATTTGGGACGCGAGTAAATGAATTCGCCAATTCGACCACCTGATGTAGTTGCACTAGGCGGTGGACATGGCTTAGCAGCTTCGCTCAGTGCACTGCGCCAAGTAACACCTCATCTGACAGCGGTTGTTGGCGTTAGTGATGATGGTGGCAGCAGCGGAAGATTGCGTAAACAATTTGATGTTGTTCCGCCAGGTGATCTGCGTATGGCATTAGCCGCACTGTGTGGCGACGATACCTGGGGTTCAACCTGGGCTCGTGTGTTGCAACATCGTTTCCAAAGCAATGGCGATCTTGATGGACATGCCTTAGGCAACCTATTAATAGCGGCGCTCTGGCAAGAGACAGGTGACGTAGTTGCTGGACTTGATTGGGTAGCCAAGTTATTGGACGCGCAAGGTCGGGTACTGCCACTAAGCACTGAACCGTTGGACATTGTGGCAACGGTCGTTAACGCTCAAGGTGCTACTCGCCAGGTTCAAGGACAATCAAAGGTAGCCGTAGTTACCGATGACATCGAGTCGATTCGCCTCATCCCCGAAGCGCCCAGTGCCTGTCAGCAGGCGATAGATGCCGTTATCCAAGCCGACGTTGTCGTACTGGGGCCAGGCTCATGGTTCACTAGTGTGCTGCCACACTTTTACTTGCCTCAGATGCGTGATGCTTTGCATGCTACTCGGGCTAAGCGGATTCTGGTGCTGAATTTGCAACCACAAGTTGGTGAAACCCATGACTATCAAGCGGCTCACTATTTGCGCGACCTAGCAACGGCTCAACCTGAATTCAGAGTTGATTTGGTCCTTGCTGATGCCCAGCAGGCCCCCAATAAGCACATCCTGACCGAGGCAGCTGCGGTGATTGGCGCAGAGGTGCTATTTGGCGAAGTGGCCAATGATGAACCTCCGTTTGATCGTCACGACGGAAAAAAATTGGCTAGTTTGTTCCGTTCGGCCCTAAAACATGGCAAAATTGGCTCATGGCAATGACGGATGCAGTTAAAGACGAACTTGGTCGCCTGCCCGTAAAAAAGATCTGTTGTCGAAAAGCCGAAGTTTCAGCTATTGCCCGGTTCTGCGGTCGGATTCTTTCCGAGGACGGCCAAATCCGAATTGAATTCGAGCTAGATACCCTGCAGGCAGCCCGACGCTTGGCTAAAGATTTAGAAGAAATCTATGGGCATAAGTCACACATCAATCGCGTTGAAGGCTCTGGGTTACGCAAGGGTAGTCGGCATGTTGTGGCGGTTTCAGAGGAAGCAGCGAACTTAGCCAAGCAGGTTGGTCTGGTTGATGGGGCTGGACGACTTATTCGAGGTCTACCCAATGCTGTTGTTAATGGACCTTTATGTGACGCTGAAGCCGCTTGGCGTGGCGCATTCTTGGCTCATGGCTCACTAACTGAGCCCGGTCGATCCTCTTCACTTGAAATTTCCTGCCCAGGCCCAGAGGCTGCACTTGCTCTAGTTGGTAGTGCCCGTAGGTTGCAGATAGCTGCCAAGGCGCGCGAGGTGCGTGGGGTAGATCGAGTAGTTATTCGCGATGGTGATGCCATCAGCGCTTTGCTGACGCGCTTAGGTGCGCATCAGTCGGTTTTGGACTGGGAAGAACGCCGAATTCGCAGAGAGGTGCGGGCAACGGCCAATCGCTTGGCAAACTTTGATGATGCCAACTTGCGCAGGTCGGCCCGGGCTGCCGTTGCAGCCGGCGCCAGAGCCCAACGGGCCATTGAGATTTTGGGCGAGGAAATCCCTCAACACCTGCTTGAAGCCGGCAATTTACGCGTTACCCACCAGCAGGCCAGCCTTGAGGAATTAGGCGCACTAGCCAACCCACCGATGACCAAGGACGCGATTGCTGGCCGGATTCGCCGTTTGTTGGCAATGGCAGACAAACGAGCCACAGAATTGGGTATTCCCAATACCGAGGCGGGTCTGACCCCTGACATGCTTGATGCCTAATATCTACTAGGATTAGGTAATGCTGCACCGGCGCAGCGCCCAAGTCGTCGACTCGGGCTCGCGGTGCAAAGGCTCCGCGAAATCAGAAAATCTGTATCAGCAGACTTATTTTCGTAGGAGAATCGCATGACCGTGCGTGTAGGTATCAATGGTTTTGGTCGAATTGGCCGTAACTTTTTCCGGGCAATCCAAGCCTCAGGTGCCGACATTGAAGTTGTAGGTATCAATGACCTAACTGACAATGCCACTCTGGCTCACCTTCTGAAGTACGACTCAATTCTTGGCCGTTATCCAGCAGATGTATCGTTCACCGACGATGCGCTAATCGTTGGCGGCAAGTCAATCGCAGCCCTTTCCGAGCGCGATCCAGCCGCTTTGCCTTGGGGCAAGCTTGGCGTTGACATAGTCATTGAGTCAACCGGTCACTTCACCGACGCCACAAAGGCGGCAGCGCACATCACCGGTGGCGCTAAGAAGGTCATCATCTCAGCTCCAGCTAGCAACGAAGATGTAACCATCGTTATGGGTGTTAACCAGGACAAGTACGACCCAGCAAACCATCACGTGATTTCAAATGCATCTTGCACCACAAACTGCCTTGCACCAATGGCCAAGGCAATCCATGATGCATTCGGTATCGATCACGGTCTTATGACAACCATCCACGCTTACACCAACGACCAGGTCATCCTTGACTTCCCGCACAAGGATCTCCGTCGTGCTCGCGCGGCAGCGACCAACATGATTCCAACCACAACTGGCGCAGCGAAGGCTATCGGCCTAGTAATGCCAGAGTTGAAGGGCAAGCTTGATGGTTACGCGATGCGCGTTCCAGTCCCAACAGGTTCAGCAACTGACCTAACCGCAGTTCTTGGTCGCTCAGTAACCAAGGAAGAAGTTAACGCTGTAGTTAAGGCTGCAGCTGAAGGTCCATTGAAAGGCTACTTGTCATACACCGAAGATCCGATTGTGTCTTCAGACATCGTGACCGATCCCTCATCTTGTATTTTCGATGCATCGCTAACCAACGTGTTGGGTAACACCATCAAGGTTGTTGGCTGGTACGACAACGAATGGGGTTACTCAAACCGTCTCGTTGACCTAACCAACTACATCGCTGCTTCGCTGTAATCACTATGGCAATCCGCGGAATCGATGAATTAGACGTTGCTGGCAAGACCGTTTTAGTCCGTAGTGACCTAAACGTGCCACTTGATGGCAGCATAATCACCGACGATGGTCGTATCAGGGCGAGTATTCCAACAATCAAAGCGCTCCTGGATAAGGGTGCCAAGGTTGTGGTTCTAGCTCACCTTGGCCGACCAAAGGGTGAACCAGATGCGAAGTATTCACTTGCCCCAGCAGCAACCCGTCTAGGGGAGTTGCTGGGCGCACCTGTGGCACTTTCGCCTGTTACCAGTGGCCCAGAAGCTGCTGCAACTGTTGCCGGTATTGACTTTGGTCAGGTAGCAATGCTGGAGAATGTGCGTTTTGATGCACGCGAAACCAGCAAAGTTGCCGAAGAGCGTGCTGCCCTAGCTGCTGAATGGGCACAGCTTGGCGACCTTTACGTCAGCGACGGTTTTGGTGTTGTGCACCGCGAACAGGCATCGGTTACCGATCTTGCGCGCGCATTACCACATGCTGCTGGTTACTTGGTTGAGGCTGAGACAAAGGTATTCACCAAGGTTCTCACTGATCCAGAGCGTCCATATGCAGTTGTGCTGGGCGGCTCAAAGGTTAGCGACAAACTTGGCGTTATCAAGAACCTGTTGAAGTCTGTCGATCGTCTAATTGTTGGTGGCGGTATGGCCTACACATTCTTGGTGGCTCAGGGCTACTCAGTCGGTAAATCGCTTCTTGAAGTTGATCAGGTTGAAACGGTTAAAGGTTTAATCCAGACGGCTGCAGCAACTGGTGTTGAACTCGTTCTGCCTGTTGATTTCGTTATCGCTGACGATTTCGCACCTGATGCCAACACCCAGATTGTTGCTTCTGACTCCATCCCAGATGAGTGGGAAGGCCTGGACATCGGTCCGGCTACCCGCGAACTTTTTGCTAGCAAACTTGCTGAAGCAAAAACCGTTGTTTGGAATGGTCCACTTGGCGTATTCGAAATGCCAGCATTCGCTGCTGGTACTCGCGCAATCGCAGAGGCAATCACCAAAGTTGATGGCATGACAGTTGTCGGCGGCGGCGATAGTGCTGCTGCTGTGCGCTTACTTGGTATTGACGAAGCTGGATTCAGTCACATTTCAACTGGCGGTGGCGCAAGCTTGGAATTCCTAGAAGGTAAGAACCTGCCGGGTATCGCTGTACTAGAGGAGAACTAAATGTCACGCACGCCATTGATGGCCGGCAACTGGAAGATGAATGTTAATCATCTAGAAGCCATTGCACTTGTGCAAAAACTTGCATACATGCTTAATGACGAAGACTACGCAAACCTTGATGTAGCTGTATGTGCCCCGTTCACTGATCTGCGATCCGTGCAGACCTTGATTGACGCCGACAAGTATTCAATCAAGTACGGCGCTCAGGATTTGTCACAGCATGACAAGGGTGCGTACACAGGCGAGATCAGTGGTGTGATGTTGGCAAAGCTTGGCTGTTCATTCGTAATTGTTGGGCACTCGGAGCGTCGCCAGTACCACGGTGAATCAGATGAAATCGTAAACGCAAAAACAGTTGCGGCACTTCGTAACGAAGTGACCCCGATTGTTTGTGTTGGCGAAGGTCTAGACATCCGCAAGGCTGGCGATCAGGTTTCGTACACATTGGCTCAGGTTGATGGCGCACTCGCTGGTTTAACAAGCGAGCAGGTAGCAGGTTTGGTTATTGCCTACGAACCCGTCTGGGCGATTGGCACGGGCGAGGTTGCAACTCCTGAAGATGCTCAAGAAGTGTGTAGTGCTATCCGTGCCCGCGTTGCCGAGCTTTACGATCAGACAACTGCTGATGCAGTTCGTGTGCTGTACGGCGGTTCAATGAAGTCGGACAATGTGGCCTCAATCATGGCTCAGCCAGATGTTGATGGTGGTCTTGTCGGCGGCGCATCCCTTGATCCTGATGAGTTTGTGGCTGTTTGTCGCTACCGATTGCACGGATAGTCCGAGAGTTGGCCCGACTTTGTCATAAAGTCGGGTAAAATGAAGAAGTTGCCCGAAACTGGGCAGTTCAGGAGATACGAATGATCGCGGCATTACAGGTTGTTTTGGCCATCACCAGCTTTTTACTGATTGTGCTAATTCTTTTGCACAAAGGTAAAGGTGGCGGTTTATCCGATCTTTTCGGCGGCGGCGTAAGCAGTTCTCTTGGTGGCTCATCGGTTGCCGAGCGAAATCTGGACCGCATCACGATTGCACTTGCTGTCATTTGGGTGGCGGCTATCGTAACTCTTGGTCTTTTGCTCAAGTAATTCTTGATTAACTTTTAATTCGAAAGGGATAGTGCCTTATGCCAAGTGGTAGTGCAATTCGTGGAAGTCGAGTAGGCGCTGGACCTATGGGTGAAGCTGAGCGTGGTGATGCCGCTCCTCGGATTCTGATTTCCTACTTCTGCGCCCAAGGTCACGAGACTTCGCCAAGTTTCGCTCACGATGCAGAATTCCCAATCGAATGGGACTGCCCAAAGTGTGGTCTACCAGCTGGCCTAGATCGTGAAAACCCACCGCAGGAAATCAAGACCGAGCCTTACAAAACTCACTTGGCCTATGTTGAAGAGCGTCGTAATGAAGAAGACGGCCTTGAAGTTCTAGTAGAGGCAATGGCTCGCTTGCGCGGCAACTAACAAACTTTTGAAGTGGCTCTGGGGAAACTTGGGGCCACTTTTTTGTTTGCGGTGGGGGATTTGCCAGACGGATTACATCCAACCGACAGGGTGAACTCCCAGTAGGCAACTCCAAAGCCTGTGGATGAGTGACTTTCATATGGTTCTATAAGCAGTACTACTCTGAAATGCCTTTAATTCATAAGATTGGATCAGACAAATAGCGACTAAGAAAAAACAAGCCGTAGCAGTTCAGGCAGATCATTACACATATCGAATCTCTTGGTCGGCTCAAGACAGTGAATACATTGCAACAGTCATTGAATTCCCATCTTTGTCCTGGTGTTCTGATTCACGGGAATCTGCGCTCAATGGCCTCACCTCGGTAGTGGAAGAAGTATTGCGAGACCTGATTTCTGGAGGTGAGGAGATACCCAAGCCATGGGATGAACGAACATTCTCAGGCAAATTCAATTTGCGACTCGGTCCAGATCTGCACAAAAAGGTTGCCTTTGACGCCGCAGAGCGTCAGGAATCCATCAACACATACATCGTCAAACAACTTGGACAAGCAACCGCAGGGTAAGGCGAATTGGGTCCTGCCAATTATTCTCGAACGACCGAAGTTGATTAATTAGCGGCGAAGTCAGTTATGAGGCGAGTTTCAAATTTGCCATGCACACCACAAGCTGGAGTTTGAGCAATCATCTGCTCCGTAATCGGTTCATCGACCAGAATGTTGGCAACGGCCTGGGACTTAGCTTCGCCACAGGCCACAATCCAAACTTGGCGTGATGCATTGATAGTTGGGTAAGTCCAAGACACTCGAACTGGCGGTGGTTTAGGACTATCTGTAACTCCGACAACTGCTTCCGTTGAATACAGCGTATCTGAATGCGGGAAAATTGAGGCGACATGTCCATCTGGACCAAGTCCGATGATTGAGACATCCATCAACGTATTGTCGGCACAAAATCGCGTGGTGGTAGCAAGATGAAGTTCCTGCGCGTAAGCCGCTGCTGAAGCCTGAACATTTTCACTGGTTTCCGGACCAGCAACATGATGAACTTTGCCCAGGAAACTTTCAAGCAGTGGCTCCAAATTCAAATCGTTACGATCTTCGTGCCCGCGCGGAACATAGCGCTCGTCGCTGAACCAAAGGTGAAGTGTGCGAGTTTTTTGAACTACTGGGTTTGATAGTAAGGCGGCGTTGATAGCCACGCCAACTGTGCCACCGGTGAGTGCGATGTGCACATCCGCGCCCGCTGTCGACTTCGCGGAGATCAATTCAACCAGGTCAGCAACAACTGCATCGACAACTTCGTCAGGCGTTGGCAGGGAAGTGACTTGGATGTCGCCCATGACTACTTTGATTTCTTCTTCGGTTTTGCTGATGATGTAGCAGGTTTAGCTTTAGCCGAATCGGTCTTTGTCTTACTGCTAGCAGACTTAGCACTCGTCTTCGATTTGATTGGTGCTTTTGCTTTCTTCGCTTCACTCTTTGGCGTTGGATGCAACACAGCATCAACACCACGCAAGGCCTGCAAGTAAATCTCGTCAGGATCTAGTCGGCGAAGTTCCTCAGCCAAAAGTTCGGCCATGTTGCGTCGAGGCAGTGCAACAGGTGACTCCGGCGCGTTAGGAATAGAGAGTTGAGCCACGCGACCATCGGGACGAGACAGTGAAACCTCGCCCTGTGTGGTTTTTAGAACAACTTTTGTAATACCCGGCCCTTTGTCGTGCACAATTTTTGTCGGCACATGCAGGCGCTTGCGTAACCAACCGGCAAGTAACAAGGAACTCGCTAACCGTGCTTCGGAATGCACAACCACTTCTTGAACGCGACCAACAGGCTGATCTAACGCAGCGGCCAGCATTGATCGCCAAGGGGTTGTGCGGGTCCAGGCAATGTCGGTGTCACCTGGTTTGTAGTTGGATAACCGAATGCCAAGCTCTTGAATGTAGCTCGCTGTGTTGTTGGTGTCGGTAATGCGGCGCTGAGCGTGCATGCCAATGGGATCGGATGATGGGTTATCTGGTGCTTCACCCGGCCACCAGGCAACAACAGGTGTGTCAGGAAGCAATAGCGGAATAGCCACTGACCCTGCATGTTTAGCAAGCTCTCCATGTAGGCGGCAGGCTATAAGTTCGCCAGGACCTTCATCGCCACCAACTTGAATCTGGGCATCAAGATGAGCCGTGTCTCGACCAGGGCGTTCAATCAAAGCAATCACACGCATCGGATGCTCACGCGCTGCGATACTTGCCGCTGACAGAGCTTCGGCTTGGTGCATTTCGTCAGTCAGTATCAGCAGTGTGAGAACCATACCAACTGTAGGGCTACCCATACGGCGTCGCTCTTCGTTGATAGCCGCCGCAACAGCATTTGCTTGAGTGTTCTCTAAATTGATCATGGTCGGCGCCACATCCGACCATCGCGGGCCATCATTTCGTAAGCGCTTTGTGGGCCCCAACCACCGCTGTGATACTGCTCGGGTTGGCCACGCTTTGCCCAGCGTTCCAAAATTGGATCAAGAATTTTCCATTGAAGCTCAACTTCTGAATGACGCGGGAACAGCGGTGGGTCACCTAAAAGTACATCCAGAATCAAACGCTCGTACGCCTCTGGGCTTGCCTCGGTGAACGTGTCGCCGTAGGCAAAATCCATGTTGACGTCACGAACTTCAAGGGCGGTACCCGGAACTTTAGATCCGAATCGCACTGTCATGCCCTCATCTGGCTGAATCCGGAACACAATCACATTGTTACTAAGTTCCTGTGTTGCAGTTGAGCTAAACGGCAAATGCGGAGCACGTTTGAAAGTTACTGCTACTTCAGTCACACGCCGGCCCAATCGCTTGCCAGCACGCAAGTAGAACGGGACGCCAGCCCAGCGACGGTTATCGATATCTACGCGAATTGCAGCATAAGTTTCAGTGATCGAGTTGGGGTCAATGCCATCTTCTTCAAGGTAGCCTTTAACTTCAACTCCACCTTGCCAGCCGGCAGCGTACTGCCCGCGCGCACTATGTTTTTCGATGTCACGAGGGAGCACCAGAGCGCTGAGCACTTTTTCCTTCTCGATTCGTACCGAATCGGCGAGGAAAGAATTCGGTTCTTCCATCGCAGTAAGCGCTAGAAGTTGAAGTAAATGATTTTGGATTACGTCACGAGCTGCGCCAATCCCATCGTAGTAGCCAGCTCGACCACCGATGCCAATGTCTTCGGCCATTGTGATCTGCACGTGGTCTACATAGTTTGAATTCCAAATAGGTTCGTACATGGCATTGGCAAAGCGAATCGCCAACATATTCTGCACAGTTTCTTTGCCAAGGTAGTGGTCAATGCGGAAGACCGAGCCACTGTCGAAAACTGTGCCAACAACTTTATTTAGTTCGCGAGCACTCTGAGTGTCGTGACCAAACGGTTTCTCAATCACAACTCGCCGCCAGGCATCTTTGGCTGCATTTGCCAGTCCTGAGCGGCGAAGTTGATTAATCACATCTGGAAAAAGACCCGGCGGAATCGAAAGATAGAAAGCATGATTACCTTGGGTGCCACGAGTGGCGTCTAATTCGTCAACAACTCTGCGTAACTCGTCGAATGATTCATCACTGTGAAGATCCCCAGCAACAAAACGAATGCCTGATGCCAGTTGCTGCCAAACCTCCTCACGAAACTCAGTGCGGGCATGATCACGAACTGAGTCATGCACGATTTGCGCGAAGTCCTGGGTTTCCCAATCGCGTCTGGCAAAACCCACCAGGGCAAACCCTGGTGGCAGCAGCCCACGATTTGCAAGATCGTAGATTGCAGGCATCACTTTTTTACGAGCAAGGTCGCCAGTAACACCGAAAATGATTAGCGAACAAGGGCCAGCAACTCGGGGGAGCCTTCGGTCGTTTACATCACGTAATGGGTTGTTCACTTGGCACCCTGCAGCGCAGTTTCGATACTTGCAAGTAGCTGCTCCCAAGCAGCAATGAACTTACTTACTCCGTCAGTTTCAAGTTCTGTGAATACTGCGTCGGCTGAGACTCCAAGTTCAGCTAAATCAGCCCAAACTTGACGAGCAGTAGCGCTTGTGCCGGTTACAGTGTCACCACGCACAACGCCATGATCTGCCACGGCATTCAATGTGGCTTCGGGCATGGTGTTCACGGTGTTAGATGCAACAAGTTCAACAACATAACGAGTGTCTTCGTAAGTTGGGTCTTTTACGCCGGTTGAGGCCCAGAGTGGTCGCTGCACGTGGGCACCTTTACTTTGTAAATCCTTCCAGCGTTGCCCAGCGGTTACCTCTAGGAATGCCTGCCAAGCCAGGTGGGCGTTAGCAATCGCTGCTTTTCCGCGGACAGCTGCAGCCTGGGGTGTACCAAGTGCATCAAGTTCTTTGTCGACAAGAGTATCTACTCGACTAACAAAAAATGAAGCAACAGATTCGATCAAGCTAAGGTCGTGGCGATTAGCTTCGGCTTTCTCTAGGCCAGCTAGCCAAGCATCTAGCACTTGGAGGTAACGAGCTTGGGAGAAGATCAGAGTTACATTAACGCTGATTCCCGCAGCTAGAGTCTCTGTGATTGCTGGCAAACCTGCTCTGGTTGCGGGAATCTTGATCATGAGATTTGGTCTGTTTACTGCCAGCCAGAGTTCTTGTGCTTGCGCAATGGTGCCAGCGGTGTCATTAGCCAATCTCGGATCAACTTCAAGAGAAACACGACCGTCAACATGGCCAGACTTTTCCCAGACCGGTAGAAAGATATCGCAGGCTGCGCTCACATCATGCACTGTCAAGGCTCGTACTGCTTCCTCGGCTGATGCCCCGGAGATTGCAAGTTCTGCCAGTTGTGGCTGATATTCGGCCAAACCAGAAGTCATGGCCTTTTCAAATATGCTCGGGTTGGTTGTAACGCCGACAACACTCTTTGTATCGATTAGTTGTTGCAGGTTGCCAGACTCAATCCGGTGGCGATCTAGATCATCAATCCAAATAGATACTCCCGCTTCATACAGCGCGGCCAGTCGTTCATTTTGCATTTCTTACTTCGATTCATTAGTTACTAGTGCGGTTGCCGTTGCAACGATTGCTTCAGCGGTTAGTCCAAATTCACTGTAAAGCTTGCCTGCCGAAGCGGAGGCGCCAAAATGTTCAATACTGATTACCTCGCCACTATGGCCAACATATTTCCACCAGCCCTGTGCGATACCGGCTTCGATAGCCACTCGTGCCGAGACATAACTTGGCAAAACAGATTCGCGATATTCAGCGCTCTGTTCGTCAAACCACTCCAAACATGGTGCTGACACAACACGTGTACTAATGCCATCGGCTTCAAGCAGTTCGCGTGCTGCAATTGCGATGCTAACTTCGGAACCCGTTGCAATTAACACAACCTGTGGTGCAGACGAGCCATCAACGATTATGTAGGCTCCACGCTTAACTAGTTCGACATTTGTTGTGTGCGCGCTTTCTAAAACCGGCAGGTTCTGACGCGAAAGCGCTAAGGCGGCCGGCTTGTTGTTCTCGATTACCGCCTGCCAAACGCTTGTCGTTTCGTTGGCATCAGCTGGGCGAATAACCGCAAGGTTTGGAATCGCGCGAAGTGCCCAAAGGTGTTCAATCGGCTGATGGGTTGGACCATCTTCACCGACGCCAATTGAGTCGTGAGTCCACACATAAGTCACGGGCAAATCCATCAAGGCGGCTAGGCGGACAGCGCCACGCATGAAGTCGCTAAAGACCAAGAATGTCCCACCAAATGGGCGAGTTAGCCCACTAGTGGCAATTCCGTTCAAGATTGCACCCATTGCAAATTCGCGAATACCAAAATGCAGAATTCGCCCATGCGTGCTGGCATCAGGCATATCGCTAGATGCGGGCAAGAAAGACTTTCCACCCTCGATAACTGTTAGATTGCTCTCGCCCAAATCGGCGGAGCCACCCCAGAATTCTGGAAGGGCAGCAGCTATAGCCTGAATGACCTCGCTAGAAGCCTTACGAGTAGCAATCTCGGTACCAGAAGCGAACTTAGGCAAATCTTCGTGCCAGTTGGCAGGCAAGATTCGTGCTTTAAGGCGTTCAAGTAAAGCAGCTTTATCTGGGTTATCCGCTTGCCAGTGCACAAATCGTTCTTCCCAAGCAAGGCGCAATACCTGACCGCGGTCTGCAACGCTTCGAGTGTGCGCTAGAACTTCGGCCGGTACCACAAAACTTTCTGCTGGATCTACACCAAGCAGTGACTTAGTTGCGGCAACTTCAGCCTCACCCAACGCTGAG carries:
- the yvcK gene encoding uridine diphosphate-N-acetylglucosamine-binding protein YvcK, translated to MNSPIRPPDVVALGGGHGLAASLSALRQVTPHLTAVVGVSDDGGSSGRLRKQFDVVPPGDLRMALAALCGDDTWGSTWARVLQHRFQSNGDLDGHALGNLLIAALWQETGDVVAGLDWVAKLLDAQGRVLPLSTEPLDIVATVVNAQGATRQVQGQSKVAVVTDDIESIRLIPEAPSACQQAIDAVIQADVVVLGPGSWFTSVLPHFYLPQMRDALHATRAKRILVLNLQPQVGETHDYQAAHYLRDLATAQPEFRVDLVLADAQQAPNKHILTEAAAVIGAEVLFGEVANDEPPFDRHDGKKLASLFRSALKHGKIGSWQ
- the whiA gene encoding DNA-binding protein WhiA; translated protein: MAMTDAVKDELGRLPVKKICCRKAEVSAIARFCGRILSEDGQIRIEFELDTLQAARRLAKDLEEIYGHKSHINRVEGSGLRKGSRHVVAVSEEAANLAKQVGLVDGAGRLIRGLPNAVVNGPLCDAEAAWRGAFLAHGSLTEPGRSSSLEISCPGPEAALALVGSARRLQIAAKAREVRGVDRVVIRDGDAISALLTRLGAHQSVLDWEERRIRREVRATANRLANFDDANLRRSARAAVAAGARAQRAIEILGEEIPQHLLEAGNLRVTHQQASLEELGALANPPMTKDAIAGRIRRLLAMADKRATELGIPNTEAGLTPDMLDA
- the gap gene encoding type I glyceraldehyde-3-phosphate dehydrogenase, with protein sequence MTVRVGINGFGRIGRNFFRAIQASGADIEVVGINDLTDNATLAHLLKYDSILGRYPADVSFTDDALIVGGKSIAALSERDPAALPWGKLGVDIVIESTGHFTDATKAAAHITGGAKKVIISAPASNEDVTIVMGVNQDKYDPANHHVISNASCTTNCLAPMAKAIHDAFGIDHGLMTTIHAYTNDQVILDFPHKDLRRARAAATNMIPTTTGAAKAIGLVMPELKGKLDGYAMRVPVPTGSATDLTAVLGRSVTKEEVNAVVKAAAEGPLKGYLSYTEDPIVSSDIVTDPSSCIFDASLTNVLGNTIKVVGWYDNEWGYSNRLVDLTNYIAASL
- a CDS encoding phosphoglycerate kinase, encoding MRGIDELDVAGKTVLVRSDLNVPLDGSIITDDGRIRASIPTIKALLDKGAKVVVLAHLGRPKGEPDAKYSLAPAATRLGELLGAPVALSPVTSGPEAAATVAGIDFGQVAMLENVRFDARETSKVAEERAALAAEWAQLGDLYVSDGFGVVHREQASVTDLARALPHAAGYLVEAETKVFTKVLTDPERPYAVVLGGSKVSDKLGVIKNLLKSVDRLIVGGGMAYTFLVAQGYSVGKSLLEVDQVETVKGLIQTAAATGVELVLPVDFVIADDFAPDANTQIVASDSIPDEWEGLDIGPATRELFASKLAEAKTVVWNGPLGVFEMPAFAAGTRAIAEAITKVDGMTVVGGGDSAAAVRLLGIDEAGFSHISTGGGASLEFLEGKNLPGIAVLEEN
- a CDS encoding triose-phosphate isomerase; translated protein: MSRTPLMAGNWKMNVNHLEAIALVQKLAYMLNDEDYANLDVAVCAPFTDLRSVQTLIDADKYSIKYGAQDLSQHDKGAYTGEISGVMLAKLGCSFVIVGHSERRQYHGESDEIVNAKTVAALRNEVTPIVCVGEGLDIRKAGDQVSYTLAQVDGALAGLTSEQVAGLVIAYEPVWAIGTGEVATPEDAQEVCSAIRARVAELYDQTTADAVRVLYGGSMKSDNVASIMAQPDVDGGLVGGASLDPDEFVAVCRYRLHG
- the secG gene encoding preprotein translocase subunit SecG, with the translated sequence MIAALQVVLAITSFLLIVLILLHKGKGGGLSDLFGGGVSSSLGGSSVAERNLDRITIALAVIWVAAIVTLGLLLK
- a CDS encoding RNA polymerase-binding protein RbpA, which translates into the protein MPSGSAIRGSRVGAGPMGEAERGDAAPRILISYFCAQGHETSPSFAHDAEFPIEWDCPKCGLPAGLDRENPPQEIKTEPYKTHLAYVEERRNEEDGLEVLVEAMARLRGN
- a CDS encoding toxin-antitoxin system HicB family antitoxin, which produces MATKKKQAVAVQADHYTYRISWSAQDSEYIATVIEFPSLSWCSDSRESALNGLTSVVEEVLRDLISGGEEIPKPWDERTFSGKFNLRLGPDLHKKVAFDAAERQESINTYIVKQLGQATAG
- the pgl gene encoding 6-phosphogluconolactonase; the protein is MGDIQVTSLPTPDEVVDAVVADLVELISAKSTAGADVHIALTGGTVGVAINAALLSNPVVQKTRTLHLWFSDERYVPRGHEDRNDLNLEPLLESFLGKVHHVAGPETSENVQASAAAYAQELHLATTTRFCADNTLMDVSIIGLGPDGHVASIFPHSDTLYSTEAVVGVTDSPKPPPVRVSWTYPTINASRQVWIVACGEAKSQAVANILVDEPITEQMIAQTPACGVHGKFETRLITDFAAN
- a CDS encoding glucose-6-phosphate dehydrogenase, giving the protein MNNPLRDVNDRRLPRVAGPCSLIIFGVTGDLARKKVMPAIYDLANRGLLPPGFALVGFARRDWETQDFAQIVHDSVRDHARTEFREEVWQQLASGIRFVAGDLHSDESFDELRRVVDELDATRGTQGNHAFYLSIPPGLFPDVINQLRRSGLANAAKDAWRRVVIEKPFGHDTQSARELNKVVGTVFDSGSVFRIDHYLGKETVQNMLAIRFANAMYEPIWNSNYVDHVQITMAEDIGIGGRAGYYDGIGAARDVIQNHLLQLLALTAMEEPNSFLADSVRIEKEKVLSALVLPRDIEKHSARGQYAAGWQGGVEVKGYLEEDGIDPNSITETYAAIRVDIDNRRWAGVPFYLRAGKRLGRRVTEVAVTFKRAPHLPFSSTATQELSNNVIVFRIQPDEGMTVRFGSKVPGTALEVRDVNMDFAYGDTFTEASPEAYERLILDVLLGDPPLFPRHSEVELQWKILDPILERWAKRGQPEQYHSGGWGPQSAYEMMARDGRMWRRP